From a single Leclercia sp. AS011 genomic region:
- a CDS encoding sugar porter family MFS transporter yields MNNSAQTQLKMGYVWTICLVAACGGLLFGYDWVVIGGAKPFYEAWFSITDPAQSGWAMSSALVGCIFGALVSGWCADKFGRKWPLILSAVLFSASAWGTAVASSFDMFVVYRIVGGVGIGLASALSPLYIAEVSPAEKRGRFVAINQLTIVVGVLAAQLINLMIAEPVAPGATQEAIVQTWNGQTGWRWMFGAELVPALAFLVLMFFVPESPRWLMKAGKPERARAMLERIGTPEYASQTLKEIAHTLEKDTQKVAFSTLLQPQVKPIVIIGMVLAMFQQWCGINVIFNYAQEIFASAGFDINDTLKSIVATGIINLVFTLAALPLVDKIGRRKLMLLGASGLTIIYVLIASAYAMNIMGWPVLLLVLAAIAIYALTLAPVTWVLLSEIFPNRVRGLAMSMGTLALWIACFLLTYTFPLLNAGLGAAGSFLLYGVICAAGYLYILRKVPETKGVTLEALEEQLEKQHSKVAATADAGRVH; encoded by the coding sequence ATGAATAACAGTGCGCAGACACAACTGAAAATGGGCTACGTCTGGACAATCTGTCTGGTCGCCGCCTGCGGTGGATTACTGTTTGGCTACGACTGGGTGGTGATTGGCGGGGCCAAACCCTTCTATGAAGCCTGGTTCTCGATTACCGACCCGGCGCAGTCCGGCTGGGCGATGAGTTCCGCGCTGGTGGGCTGTATCTTCGGAGCGCTGGTTTCCGGCTGGTGCGCCGACAAGTTTGGCCGCAAATGGCCGCTGATCCTGTCGGCGGTGCTGTTCAGCGCCTCGGCGTGGGGCACGGCGGTGGCGAGCAGCTTTGACATGTTCGTGGTCTATCGCATCGTCGGCGGGGTCGGGATTGGCCTGGCGTCCGCCCTCAGCCCGCTCTATATCGCCGAGGTCAGCCCGGCGGAGAAGCGCGGTCGCTTCGTGGCCATCAACCAGCTGACCATTGTGGTGGGGGTGCTGGCGGCGCAGCTGATTAACCTGATGATTGCCGAGCCGGTGGCACCAGGCGCGACCCAGGAGGCCATCGTCCAGACCTGGAACGGACAAACCGGCTGGCGCTGGATGTTCGGTGCCGAGCTGGTTCCGGCTCTGGCGTTCCTGGTGCTGATGTTCTTTGTTCCGGAATCCCCGCGCTGGCTGATGAAGGCTGGCAAGCCGGAACGTGCCCGTGCCATGCTGGAGCGTATTGGCACCCCGGAGTACGCCAGCCAGACCTTAAAAGAGATCGCCCACACCCTGGAAAAAGACACCCAGAAAGTGGCGTTCTCCACGCTGCTGCAGCCGCAGGTCAAACCGATTGTGATCATTGGCATGGTGCTGGCGATGTTCCAGCAGTGGTGCGGGATCAACGTCATCTTCAACTATGCCCAGGAGATCTTCGCCTCGGCCGGGTTTGATATCAACGACACCCTGAAGTCGATTGTGGCGACCGGGATCATCAACCTGGTCTTTACCCTGGCGGCGCTGCCGCTGGTGGACAAGATTGGCCGCCGCAAGCTGATGCTGTTGGGGGCATCGGGTTTAACTATCATCTACGTGCTGATTGCCAGCGCCTACGCGATGAACATCATGGGCTGGCCGGTTCTGCTGCTGGTGCTGGCGGCGATTGCCATCTATGCCCTGACGCTGGCCCCGGTGACCTGGGTGCTGCTGTCGGAGATCTTCCCTAACCGCGTGCGCGGTCTGGCGATGTCAATGGGGACGCTGGCGCTGTGGATCGCCTGCTTCCTGCTGACCTACACCTTCCCGCTGCTCAATGCCGGGCTCGGGGCGGCGGGCAGCTTCCTGCTCTACGGGGTAATCTGTGCCGCCGGCTATCTCTATATCCTGCGTAAAGTCCCGGAAACCAAAGGCGTGACGCTCGAAGCGCTGGAGGAGCAGCTGGAAAAACAGCACAGCAAAGTGGCCGCGACGGCGGATGCCGGGCGCGTACACTGA
- a CDS encoding DUF5107 domain-containing protein, with protein sequence MSGAVKVWRETVALPTWTTGAEDTNPMFLEKRVYQGSSGAVYPYGVTDTLTGIREMRDYQAVWMENDFIRIMLLPELGGRIHRAYDKVQARDFVYYNEVVKPALVGLLGPWISGGIEFNWPQHHRPTTFMPVDVTIQPQESGAQTVWLGEAEPMRGLQVMTGFTLYPDRALIEITGKVFNGNATPRHFLWWANPAVKGGDDHQSVFPPDVTAVFDHGKRAVSAFPIATGTYYKVDYSAGVDISRYKNVPVPTSYMAEKSDYDFVGAYHHGERGGLLHVADHHVSPGKKQWSWGHDDFGRAWDRNLTDENGPYIELMTGVFTDNQPDFTWLAPYEEKIFVQNFLPYSELGQVHNANTQLALKLERREQQLHLGLYAIAPLQDLHLELTADGKPVWETSLTLMPGESWQQALADAWPQRLTLRVKDTAGRILLHYQEHIAEETPLPDPATAPAMPEAISNSDELYFIGQHLEQYNHASRYAEDYYRRALALDAHDYRNNVALGTLALNRADWGLAQRCAEAALVRAHKLNKNPRDGEASQLLATALERQGDDDAAWDHYYKASWSGNCRDAAFWSLARLAMTRGNAADALEKVDVSLGINASNNLAMGLKALALAELEGQSTALAYIASCLQNHPLSYVLHYARWAIGRDEAARDQLLQVTGRRGANACVLAGWLTSMGMRDAAREMLDLLDSQETLPQLWRAALSDEPAIRARYIAAARRCEANRVRFPNALDEVQMLQTLQDDPFARYLLGCFWYSKRRYDDAVRCWQTTLEQEPQFAPAHRLLGIYAWNKEHNLARAQQHLQRAVALEPDNPRFLFELDYLQKLTGQPVAKRLALLTERQAVALKRDDLTAELLSLWNASGRYDAAAQVLQARQFHPWEGGEGKVTGQYLLNQQHRALQHIARGEFHEAIALLQAALRYPHNLGEGRLPGQTDNDIWYLLGYCHACGDAHDEARRCFARAAQGGSTLDAGRYYNDQPADYLFWQGMALRQLDDSAAAERHFQGFLAWAQTHRDEVPEADFFAVSLPDLVVLDTPAGLQHQQHCLFIEALGHAGLGDSAACKRQLGALLALNPAHDKAHLIQHAQATGIF encoded by the coding sequence ATGTCTGGAGCAGTGAAGGTCTGGCGGGAGACCGTCGCATTACCGACGTGGACCACCGGCGCAGAAGATACCAACCCGATGTTCCTTGAGAAACGCGTGTACCAGGGCTCCTCCGGTGCGGTCTACCCCTACGGCGTAACCGATACCCTGACCGGGATCCGCGAGATGCGCGATTACCAGGCGGTGTGGATGGAAAACGACTTCATCCGCATCATGCTGCTGCCGGAACTGGGGGGACGTATTCATCGGGCGTATGACAAAGTCCAGGCGCGTGATTTCGTCTACTACAACGAAGTGGTGAAACCGGCGCTGGTGGGTCTGCTTGGGCCGTGGATCTCCGGCGGGATCGAATTTAACTGGCCGCAGCACCATCGCCCGACCACCTTTATGCCGGTTGACGTGACCATCCAGCCTCAGGAGAGCGGGGCGCAGACCGTCTGGCTGGGCGAGGCCGAGCCAATGCGCGGCCTGCAGGTGATGACCGGCTTTACGCTCTACCCGGACCGGGCGTTGATTGAGATCACCGGTAAAGTCTTCAACGGCAACGCCACCCCGCGCCACTTCCTGTGGTGGGCCAACCCGGCGGTGAAGGGCGGGGACGATCATCAGAGCGTCTTCCCGCCGGACGTTACGGCGGTGTTTGACCACGGCAAGCGCGCCGTGTCGGCCTTCCCGATCGCCACCGGCACCTACTATAAGGTCGACTACTCGGCGGGCGTGGATATCTCGCGCTACAAAAACGTGCCGGTCCCCACCTCCTACATGGCGGAAAAATCGGACTATGACTTTGTCGGCGCCTACCATCACGGTGAGCGGGGCGGCCTGCTGCACGTGGCCGATCACCACGTTTCCCCAGGTAAAAAGCAGTGGTCCTGGGGCCATGACGATTTCGGCCGCGCCTGGGATCGCAATCTGACCGATGAAAACGGCCCTTATATAGAGCTGATGACCGGCGTCTTCACTGACAACCAGCCGGATTTCACTTGGCTTGCCCCTTATGAAGAGAAGATCTTCGTGCAGAACTTCCTGCCCTACAGCGAGCTGGGGCAGGTGCATAACGCCAACACGCAGCTGGCCCTTAAGCTGGAACGCCGTGAGCAGCAGCTGCACCTTGGCCTCTATGCCATCGCCCCGCTTCAGGACCTGCACCTGGAACTGACCGCAGATGGCAAGCCGGTGTGGGAGACGTCGCTGACCCTGATGCCGGGCGAAAGCTGGCAGCAGGCGCTGGCGGACGCGTGGCCGCAGCGCTTAACCCTGCGGGTAAAAGACACTGCGGGCCGTATCCTATTGCACTACCAGGAGCATATCGCCGAAGAGACCCCGCTGCCGGACCCGGCCACCGCGCCCGCCATGCCCGAAGCCATCAGCAACAGCGACGAGCTCTATTTTATTGGTCAGCATCTGGAGCAGTACAACCACGCCAGCCGCTATGCGGAGGATTACTATCGCCGCGCGCTGGCGCTGGATGCCCACGACTATCGCAACAATGTGGCGCTGGGCACCCTGGCGCTGAACCGCGCCGACTGGGGGCTGGCGCAGCGCTGTGCCGAAGCCGCGCTGGTGCGGGCCCATAAGCTGAACAAGAACCCGCGCGATGGCGAAGCCAGCCAGCTGCTGGCAACGGCGCTGGAGCGGCAGGGGGATGACGATGCCGCCTGGGATCACTACTACAAAGCCTCGTGGAGCGGAAACTGCCGCGATGCCGCGTTCTGGTCGCTGGCGCGGCTGGCGATGACGCGCGGAAACGCGGCTGACGCGCTGGAAAAAGTGGATGTCAGCCTCGGCATCAATGCCAGCAACAATCTGGCGATGGGGCTCAAAGCGCTGGCCCTGGCTGAGCTTGAGGGCCAAAGCACCGCGCTGGCGTACATTGCAAGCTGCCTGCAAAACCATCCCCTCAGCTATGTTCTGCACTACGCCCGCTGGGCGATTGGCCGGGACGAGGCCGCGCGTGACCAGCTGCTACAGGTCACCGGCCGCCGCGGGGCCAACGCCTGCGTGCTGGCGGGCTGGTTAACCTCGATGGGCATGCGCGACGCCGCCCGCGAGATGCTGGATCTGCTCGACAGCCAGGAGACCTTGCCCCAACTCTGGCGGGCAGCCTTAAGCGACGAACCCGCCATCCGTGCCCGCTACATTGCCGCCGCGCGCCGCTGTGAGGCCAATCGGGTGCGTTTCCCGAACGCGCTGGATGAAGTGCAGATGCTGCAAACCCTGCAGGATGATCCTTTCGCTCGTTATCTGCTGGGCTGCTTCTGGTACAGCAAACGCCGCTACGACGATGCGGTGCGGTGCTGGCAAACCACCCTCGAGCAGGAGCCGCAGTTTGCACCGGCGCACCGCCTGCTGGGGATCTACGCCTGGAACAAAGAGCACAATCTGGCGCGGGCTCAGCAGCATCTGCAACGCGCCGTGGCGCTGGAGCCCGACAACCCGCGCTTCCTGTTTGAGCTCGATTATCTGCAAAAACTCACCGGCCAGCCGGTGGCGAAACGCCTCGCCCTGCTCACCGAGCGGCAGGCCGTGGCGCTGAAGCGCGATGACCTTACTGCGGAGCTGTTAAGTTTGTGGAACGCCTCCGGGCGCTATGACGCGGCGGCGCAGGTGCTGCAGGCGCGCCAGTTCCATCCGTGGGAAGGCGGCGAAGGCAAGGTGACCGGGCAATATCTGCTTAACCAGCAGCATCGCGCGTTACAGCACATCGCCCGGGGTGAGTTCCACGAGGCAATTGCCCTGCTGCAGGCGGCGCTGCGCTATCCGCACAACCTGGGGGAGGGGCGTCTGCCGGGGCAGACCGATAACGATATCTGGTATCTGCTGGGCTACTGCCACGCCTGCGGCGATGCCCATGACGAGGCCCGGCGCTGCTTTGCCCGGGCGGCGCAGGGGGGCTCGACCCTCGATGCCGGGCGCTACTACAACGATCAGCCGGCGGATTACCTGTTCTGGCAGGGCATGGCCCTGCGCCAGCTGGACGACAGCGCGGCGGCGGAGCGCCACTTCCAGGGGTTCCTGGCCTGGGCGCAGACCCATCGCGATGAGGTTCCGGAGGCGGATTTCTTTGCGGTCTCGCTGCCGGATCTGGTGGTGCTGGATACCCCAGCCGGTCTTCAGCATCAGCAGCACTGCCTGTTTATTGAGGCGCTGGGTCATGCGGGACTGGGCGACAGTGCAGCCTGCAAACGCCAGCTGGGTGCCCTGCTGGCCCTGAACCCGGCCCATGATAAAGCGCACCTGATCCAGCATGCGCAGGCCACCGGCATTTTTTAA
- the glyA gene encoding serine hydroxymethyltransferase, whose amino-acid sequence MLKREMNIADYDAELWQAMEQEKVRQEEHIELIASENYTSPRVMQAQGSQLTNKYAEGYPGKRYYGGCEYVDIVEQLAIDRAKELFGADYANVQPHSGSQANFAVYTALLQPGDTVLGMNLAQGGHLTHGSPVNFSGKLYNIIPYGIDETGKIDYEDMAKQAKEHKPKMIIGGFSAYSGVVDWAKMREIADSIGAYLFVDMAHVAGLIAAGVYPNPVPHAHVVTTTTHKTLAGPRGGLILAKGGDEDLYKKLNSAVFPSAQGGPLMHVIAAKAVALKEAMEPEFKVYQQQVAKNAKAMVEVFLNRGYKVVSGGTENHLFLLDLVDKNLTGKEADAALGRANITVNKNSVPNDPKSPFVTSGIRIGSPAVTRRGFKEAEVKELAGWMCDVLDNINDEAVIERVKAKVLDICARFPVYA is encoded by the coding sequence ATGTTAAAGCGTGAAATGAACATTGCCGATTATGATGCCGAACTGTGGCAGGCTATGGAGCAGGAAAAAGTACGTCAGGAAGAGCACATCGAACTGATCGCCTCCGAAAACTACACCAGTCCGCGCGTTATGCAGGCGCAGGGCTCTCAGCTGACCAACAAATACGCTGAAGGTTACCCGGGCAAGCGCTACTACGGCGGTTGCGAATACGTTGATATCGTTGAGCAGCTGGCGATCGATCGTGCCAAAGAGCTGTTTGGCGCTGACTACGCGAACGTGCAGCCGCACTCTGGCTCTCAGGCTAACTTCGCGGTCTACACCGCGCTGCTGCAGCCGGGCGACACCGTGCTGGGTATGAACCTGGCGCAGGGCGGCCACCTGACTCACGGCTCTCCGGTTAACTTCTCCGGCAAACTGTACAACATCATCCCTTACGGTATTGATGAGACCGGCAAAATTGACTACGAAGACATGGCTAAGCAGGCCAAAGAGCACAAACCGAAGATGATCATCGGTGGCTTCTCTGCTTACTCCGGCGTGGTTGACTGGGCCAAAATGCGTGAAATCGCCGACAGCATCGGCGCATACCTGTTCGTCGACATGGCGCACGTTGCCGGTCTGATCGCCGCAGGCGTTTACCCGAACCCGGTTCCGCATGCTCACGTGGTCACCACCACGACCCACAAAACCCTGGCAGGTCCACGCGGTGGCTTGATCCTGGCGAAGGGCGGCGACGAAGATCTGTATAAGAAACTGAACTCTGCCGTGTTCCCAAGCGCGCAGGGCGGCCCGCTGATGCACGTGATCGCGGCGAAAGCCGTGGCGCTGAAAGAAGCGATGGAGCCTGAGTTCAAGGTTTATCAGCAGCAGGTTGCTAAGAACGCCAAAGCGATGGTGGAAGTGTTCCTGAACCGTGGCTACAAAGTGGTCTCCGGCGGCACTGAAAACCACCTGTTCCTGCTGGATCTGGTAGATAAAAACCTGACCGGTAAAGAAGCTGACGCTGCCCTGGGCCGCGCCAACATCACCGTCAACAAGAACAGCGTACCAAACGATCCGAAGAGCCCGTTCGTGACCTCCGGTATCCGTATCGGTTCTCCGGCTGTCACTCGCCGCGGCTTTAAAGAAGCGGAAGTGAAAGAGCTGGCTGGCTGGATGTGTGACGTGCTGGACAACATCAATGACGAAGCCGTTATCGAACGCGTGAAGGCCAAAGTGCTGGATATCTGCGCGCGCTTCCCGGTTTACGCATAA
- a CDS encoding DoxX family protein, which yields MNTLRYFDFGQSRALILLIARLALIALFIIFGVPKMFGFDGTVQYMAKLGAPMPMLAAIVAVIMEVPAAILIVLGFFTRPLAVLFVFYTLGTAVIGHHYWDMSGDAVMPNMINFFKNISIAGGFLLLAVAGPGAISIDRR from the coding sequence ATGAACACACTACGGTATTTCGATTTTGGTCAGTCCCGGGCGCTGATCCTGTTGATCGCCCGTCTCGCACTCATCGCCCTGTTTATTATTTTCGGTGTGCCAAAAATGTTCGGTTTTGACGGCACGGTGCAATATATGGCGAAGCTGGGCGCCCCGATGCCGATGCTGGCGGCCATTGTGGCGGTGATCATGGAAGTGCCCGCTGCCATTCTGATCGTGCTCGGCTTTTTCACCCGTCCGCTGGCGGTGCTGTTCGTCTTTTATACCCTGGGTACGGCGGTGATTGGTCACCACTACTGGGATATGAGCGGCGACGCGGTAATGCCCAACATGATTAACTTCTTCAAGAACATCAGCATCGCTGGCGGATTTCTTCTGCTGGCGGTCGCCGGGCCGGGGGCGATCTCCATCGACCGGCGTTAG
- the glnB gene encoding nitrogen regulatory protein P-II has product MKKIDAIIKPFKLDDVREALAEVGITGMTVTEVKGFGRQKGHTELYRGAEYMVDFLPKVKIEIVVSDDIVETCVDTIIRTAQTGKIGDGKIFVFDVARVIRIRTGEEDDAAI; this is encoded by the coding sequence ATGAAAAAGATTGATGCGATAATTAAACCTTTCAAACTGGATGATGTGCGCGAAGCGCTGGCGGAAGTCGGCATCACCGGCATGACGGTGACAGAGGTGAAAGGCTTTGGTCGTCAGAAGGGCCACACTGAACTGTACCGTGGCGCGGAATACATGGTTGATTTCCTGCCGAAGGTAAAAATTGAAATCGTGGTGTCGGACGACATCGTGGAGACCTGCGTGGATACCATCATCCGCACCGCACAGACCGGCAAAATCGGTGACGGCAAAATCTTCGTCTTTGACGTGGCGCGCGTGATCCGTATCCGTACCGGCGAAGAAGACGACGCCGCGATTTAA
- a CDS encoding ROK family protein, with protein MQIAGLNNQRVRQHNRRTIMALIWRYQRLSKSQLAQHTGLSIPAVSKILDELVADKKLGHSSENLSTRGMNSGHYQIPDAGPLILCMNVSPTSIESQLIDGRMVPQGDFTWTDVNARTPEALLQAIESLWQQQRKRWPGQRINLALGIHGQVDTATGVSQIMPQAPWKKPIEIKYLLEEKLGITVMVDNDCVMLALAEKWQNPANRDDFCVINVDYGIGSSFVINGQVYRGTLNGSGQIGHTIFDRDGVACACGRYGCLETVASLSALKKQARLWLKSQPGSLSLDPDSLTSLQLLDAWRQGDANIQRWADEAANAIGLTLYNLLNILNINQIWFYGRSCAFGERWLQTINRQIGFTPFDHGDAVRNRQTEIAFGGLTRQQQIVGIGYLFVEDALAAG; from the coding sequence ATGCAGATTGCCGGTCTGAACAACCAGCGGGTGCGGCAGCATAACCGACGCACGATCATGGCGCTTATCTGGCGCTACCAGCGCCTGAGCAAATCGCAGCTGGCCCAGCACACCGGGCTGTCGATCCCCGCCGTCAGTAAAATTCTGGATGAGCTGGTAGCCGATAAAAAGCTGGGGCACTCCAGTGAAAACCTCAGCACCCGGGGGATGAACAGCGGCCATTATCAGATCCCCGATGCGGGCCCACTCATACTCTGCATGAATGTCAGCCCCACCAGCATAGAGAGCCAGCTGATCGACGGACGCATGGTGCCGCAGGGGGATTTTACCTGGACCGACGTCAACGCCCGTACCCCAGAGGCGCTGTTGCAGGCCATCGAAAGCCTGTGGCAGCAGCAGCGTAAACGCTGGCCGGGGCAGCGGATCAATCTGGCCCTCGGGATCCACGGACAGGTGGATACCGCCACCGGGGTATCCCAGATCATGCCCCAGGCCCCCTGGAAAAAACCGATTGAGATTAAGTATCTGCTGGAAGAGAAGCTGGGCATCACGGTGATGGTGGATAACGACTGCGTGATGCTGGCCCTGGCGGAGAAATGGCAAAACCCGGCCAACCGCGACGATTTTTGCGTAATTAACGTCGATTACGGTATCGGCTCCTCGTTCGTCATTAACGGGCAGGTCTACCGCGGGACGCTGAACGGCAGCGGGCAGATTGGTCACACCATTTTCGATCGCGACGGCGTGGCCTGCGCCTGCGGGCGATACGGCTGTCTGGAGACGGTCGCCTCCCTGTCAGCTCTCAAAAAACAGGCCCGGCTGTGGCTGAAATCCCAGCCCGGCTCCCTGAGTCTCGACCCGGATAGCCTCACCAGCCTGCAACTGCTGGACGCCTGGCGTCAGGGTGACGCAAATATTCAGCGCTGGGCAGACGAGGCCGCCAACGCCATCGGCCTGACGCTCTACAACTTGCTCAACATCCTCAACATCAACCAAATCTGGTTCTATGGCCGCAGCTGTGCCTTTGGCGAACGCTGGCTGCAGACCATTAATCGCCAGATTGGCTTTACCCCCTTCGATCACGGAGATGCGGTGCGAAACCGGCAAACGGAAATCGCCTTTGGCGGGCTGACGCGGCAGCAGCAGATCGTCGGGATCGGTTATCTGTTTGTGGAGGATGCGCTTGCGGCAGGCTGA
- the hmpA gene encoding NO-inducible flavohemoprotein, which produces MLDAQTIATVKATIPLLVETGPKLTAHFYDRMFAHNPELKEIFNMSNQRNGDQREALFNAIAAYASNIENLPALLPAVEKIAQKHTSFQIKPEQYNIVGGHLLATLDEMFSPGQEVLDAWGKAYGVLANVFINREAQIYSENASKNGGWEGTRAFRIVEKTPRSALITSFEFEPVDGQPVADYQPGQYLGVWLKPEGFPHQEIRQYSLTRKPNGKGYRIAVKREEGGQVSTWLHDEAKVGDVVHLAAPAGDFFMAVDAHTPVTLISAGVGQTPMLAMLDTLAKSQHQAQVNWFHAAENGEVHAFSDEVKALAAGLPHFTAHTWYRLPTDDDRAAARFDSEGLMALSQHKAQFHAPEMQFYVCGPVAFMQYAAAQLVELGVNKDNIHYECFGPHKVL; this is translated from the coding sequence ATGTTAGACGCACAAACCATCGCGACCGTTAAAGCCACTATCCCCCTGCTGGTCGAAACCGGCCCTAAACTCACCGCCCATTTTTACGACCGCATGTTCGCCCATAACCCGGAGCTCAAAGAGATTTTCAACATGAGCAACCAGCGTAACGGCGACCAGCGCGAAGCGTTATTCAACGCCATTGCCGCGTATGCCAGCAACATTGAGAACCTGCCGGCGCTGCTGCCTGCGGTGGAAAAAATCGCGCAGAAACATACCAGCTTCCAGATCAAACCCGAGCAGTACAACATTGTTGGTGGCCATCTGCTGGCGACCCTGGATGAGATGTTCAGCCCGGGCCAGGAGGTACTGGACGCGTGGGGCAAAGCCTACGGCGTGCTGGCCAATGTCTTTATTAATCGTGAAGCGCAGATCTACAGCGAAAACGCCAGCAAGAACGGCGGCTGGGAAGGCACCCGCGCCTTCCGCATCGTGGAGAAAACCCCGCGCAGCGCGCTTATCACCAGCTTTGAATTTGAGCCGGTCGACGGCCAGCCGGTTGCCGATTACCAGCCGGGTCAGTATCTGGGCGTGTGGCTGAAACCGGAAGGCTTCCCGCATCAGGAGATCCGCCAGTACTCCCTGACCCGCAAACCAAACGGTAAAGGCTATCGCATTGCGGTAAAACGCGAGGAAGGCGGACAGGTCTCGACCTGGCTGCACGACGAAGCCAAGGTCGGTGACGTGGTACATCTGGCCGCACCGGCGGGCGATTTCTTTATGGCTGTCGATGCGCACACCCCGGTGACGCTGATCTCCGCCGGTGTCGGCCAGACTCCGATGCTGGCGATGCTGGATACCCTGGCGAAATCGCAGCATCAGGCCCAGGTGAACTGGTTCCACGCCGCAGAGAATGGCGAAGTGCATGCCTTTTCTGATGAAGTGAAAGCCCTGGCTGCCGGTCTGCCGCACTTTACCGCCCATACCTGGTATCGCCTGCCAACGGACGACGACCGTGCCGCAGCCCGCTTCGACAGCGAAGGTCTGATGGCGTTAAGCCAGCACAAAGCGCAGTTCCACGCCCCGGAAATGCAGTTCTACGTTTGTGGCCCGGTGGCGTTTATGCAGTATGCCGCGGCACAGTTGGTTGAGCTGGGCGTGAACAAAGACAACATTCACTACGAATGTTTCGGCCCGCATAAGGTGCTGTAA
- a CDS encoding aldose 1-epimerase translates to MMELLLIENAHLRMRVNPQGGGLQELFSRMHGQPVLWDEGDSALFPMVPLANRVAGNRFRFQGREVVLPQSPVDERFFLHGDGWQARWQVASLTDSETVLTLRRQHACGFDYQATLRYRLRGKVLRAELILTHLGPQPMPYGLGFHPWFYFDERSRLQFSASGYWPEGEHHLPEAWQSHIPPDIDFSTAQQGRDSWLNVGYSGWNGVATLQHDVMSVTIAAQTPWLMLFRMSGKSFLCLEPQSHPVNAHNMPGQPGLVVLRQGDSTQFAMDIAVESTAGSC, encoded by the coding sequence CTGATGGAGCTGTTGTTGATCGAAAACGCGCATCTGCGGATGCGCGTCAACCCGCAGGGGGGCGGGTTGCAGGAACTCTTCTCCCGCATGCACGGGCAGCCGGTGCTCTGGGATGAGGGGGACAGCGCGCTGTTTCCGATGGTGCCGCTGGCCAACCGGGTGGCCGGCAATCGCTTCAGGTTTCAGGGGCGGGAGGTGGTGCTGCCGCAAAGCCCGGTGGACGAACGCTTCTTTTTGCACGGGGATGGCTGGCAGGCACGCTGGCAGGTGGCATCGCTGACGGATTCGGAGACTGTCCTGACGCTGCGCCGCCAGCATGCGTGCGGTTTTGATTATCAGGCGACGCTGCGTTATCGGCTGCGCGGAAAGGTGCTGCGCGCAGAGCTGATACTCACTCATCTCGGGCCGCAGCCGATGCCGTACGGCCTGGGTTTTCATCCGTGGTTTTACTTTGACGAACGCAGCCGCCTGCAATTCTCCGCCAGCGGCTACTGGCCGGAAGGGGAGCATCATTTACCCGAGGCGTGGCAGAGCCATATCCCGCCCGATATCGATTTCAGTACGGCGCAGCAGGGGAGGGATAGCTGGCTGAATGTGGGTTATTCCGGCTGGAACGGCGTGGCGACCCTCCAGCATGATGTGATGAGTGTCACAATTGCGGCGCAAACTCCGTGGCTGATGCTGTTCAGAATGTCGGGTAAATCATTCTTATGCCTCGAACCGCAGAGCCATCCGGTCAACGCCCACAACATGCCCGGACAGCCTGGGCTGGTGGTTTTACGCCAGGGCGACAGCACCCAATTTGCGATGGATATTGCCGTCGAGAGCACCGCCGGTAGTTGTTAA